GGGCCGTGCGGTCGAGACCGACCACGTCGCGCTGGAGGACCCGGGCGTCCGGTTCCGGACTCCGCATGCATTCGGCGGATCAGGCGGGCTGAGCGAGCCCTGGCCCGCGACCGACACGCTCGTCGCCTGGGCCGACATCTCGAAGGTCGAGGTGCGAAACGTCGCGACCTCCGGCGAAGCCGCGGCGACCGGAACGTTCGTGGGCCTCGCGATCGGCCTGCCCATCGCCCTCCTTGCGAGCCTTGGCGGGGCGCTGGGAAGCCTCCTTGCGTATCAGAAGCAGGATTCACGCGCGGGAGGCATCCTGCTCGGCGCGGCCGCGCTCGGCCTGGTCGTGGGCGCGGTCAGCACCCGCCCGAGGAACGGCGGCTGGGTCACCTGCTGCGAGCGCGACACGACGGCGGCCGTCTCGGCTCCGGGGAACCTTCCCGCGGGTGGAAACGCCGAACCGGCGGGAGTTCAATGACGCGAGGTCTTGTGAGAGGCTTCGTCCGTGACCTCGTTCGAGTGATGTCCAACAGGAGACTCCCATGCCCCGCAAGCTCATCGGCGGCCTGATTCAGTGCGCCAACCCGCTCAACGACGAATCGCAGCCCGTCGAAAAGATCAAGCAGGCGATGTTCGACAAGCACGTGCCGCTCATCGAGGAGGCCGGCAGGAAGGGCGTGCAGATCCTCTGCCTGCAGGAGATCTTCAACGGCCCGTACTTCTGCCCGGGGCAGGACAAGCGCTGGTACGAAGCGGCCGAGATCGTTCCGGGGCCCACGACCGACGCCGTCGCGAAAATCGCCGCGAAGCACAAGATGGCGGTCGTCGTGCCGGTGTACGAGAAGGACATGCCGGGGGTCCTCTACAACACCGCGGCCGTCTACGACGCCGACGGGAGCTACCTCGGCAAGTACCGCAAGAACCACATCCCGCACACCAGCGGGTTCTGGGAGAAGTTCTTCTTCAAGCCCGGCAACCTCGGCTAC
Above is a window of Candidatus Eisenbacteria bacterium DNA encoding:
- a CDS encoding acyltransferase — protein: MPRKLIGGLIQCANPLNDESQPVEKIKQAMFDKHVPLIEEAGRKGVQILCLQEIFNGPYFCPGQDKRWYEAAEIVPGPTTDAVAKIAAKHKMAVVVPVYEKDMPGVLYNTAAVYDADGSYLGKYRKNHIPHTSGFWEKFFFKPGNLGYPVFQTRYAKVGVYICYDRHFPEGARALGLNGAEIVFNPSATAAGLSQYLWKLEQPAHAVANGYFVGAINRVGTEPPWNVGKFYGSSYFVDPRGNFLAQANENDDALVVAEMDLDLIEEVRATWQFFRDRRPETYGELVEL